Below is a genomic region from Mustela lutreola isolate mMusLut2 chromosome 1, mMusLut2.pri, whole genome shotgun sequence.
AAAACGTTACTATTTTTACCTAGTCAAGTTCAATGCAGATGCATTTCCCAAAGTTAAAACGTGGTTCCAAAAACTCCGCTAGTCCAGGCAGGTCAAAATGTGGAGTTCTGACCTCGAGCCACACCTCAGACGGGCAGGGACGAGCGCGTCGCCGCGGTGCGCGTGGCTCTCCAGAACAGAAGGTCCCACTTCTGAAGCCAGACGGGAAGAGGATGggcagggaggaggtgagggcgCAGGGCATTAACCCAACCCTCGGGAGGTGACTCAGTCACCCGGCCAGTGGGTCGGTCGCTCTAGAGAGGACCGAAGCGGGGACGACGGAGAGGGGCAGGTCTCccgaggaagggacagaggagcaACTTCGTGTCCCTTCCATTTCCGCCTTCGTCTCCCGAGTTACAGCAGTCGTGCCAGACTGAGCCGCCGGGGCCCGGTGGGGCGCTCCTTTGCCTAATCGATGTTCCTCTCCGTAGGGAAGAAGTGCACCTACGGCCACAAGTGCAAATACTACCATCCCGAGCGGGGCAGCCAGCCGCAGCGCTCGGTGGCCGACGAGCTTCGGGCCATGTCTAGAAACACCGCGGCCAAAACGGCCAACGAGGGAGGGCTGGTGAAGAGCAACAGTGTGCCCTGCAGCACGAAAGCCGACGGCACCGCCGACGCCAAGCGCGGTGCTCCCAAGAGGCAGTCGGACCCCAGCATAAGGACCCAAGTCTACCAAGACCTCGAGGAAAAGCTTCCCACCAAAAACAAATTGGAAACCAGGTCTGTCCCTTCTTTAGTCAGTATCCCGGCTACTTCCACCGCAAAACCCCAAAGCGCTCCGTCTCTAAGCAATGGCCTTCCATCTGGAGTTCACTTCCCACCTCAGGATCAAAGACCACAGGGACAATATCCTCCGCTGATGATGGCAACCAAAAATCACGGAACGCCAATGCCTTACGAACAGTATCCCAAGTGCGACTCGCCCGTGGACATCGGATACTATTCCATGTTGAACGCGTACTCCAACCTGAGCATCTCAGGCCCACGAAGTCCCGAAAGGCGTTTCTCCCTGGACACAGATTACAGGATCAGCTCCGTCGCCTCTGACTGCAGTAGCGAAGGGAGCATGAGCTGTGGGAGCAGTGATTCCTACGTGGGGTACAACGACCGGTCCTACGTCAGCTCGCCCGACCCTCAGCTGGAAGAGAGTCTCAAGTGTCAACACATGCACCCGCACAGCCGCCTTAACTCCCAGCCCTTCCTGCAGACTTTCCACGACCCCCTAGCTAGAGTGCAAAGTTACAGTCACGAAGAACCAAAGTACCATCACAAGCCTCCTCTGCCCCACCTGGCCGTGCACCTGCCGCACCCCGCGGCGGGCGCGCGCTCCAGCTGCCCCGGAGACTACCCCTCCCCGCCCGGCTCCGCGCACTCCAAGGCGCCGCACCTGGGCCGCTCGCTGGTGGCCACGCGGCTGGACAGCATCTCGGACTCGCGGCTGTACGACAGCTCTCCCTCCCGACCGAGGAAGCCTTACTCCCACCAGGACGGGCTGGCGAGCTGGGAGCGGCAGAGCTACGGCCTGGACGCCTATGGCTACCGGCAGACCTACTCCCTGCCCGACAACCCCACGCAGCCGGGCTACGAGCAGTTCCCCTTCCAGAGCCTCCCCGAGCCGCCGGAGCCCGCGTGGCGCGTCCCCTACTGCGCGGTGCCGCCGGACGCCCCGCGGTACCAGGACAACCGAGAGAAGATCTACATCAACCTGTGCAACATCTTCCCCCCGGACCTCGTGCGGACGGTCATGAAGCGGAACCCGCACGTGACAGACGCCCAGCAGCTGGCCGCCGCCATTCTCGTGGAGAAGTCGCAGCTGGGCTACTGAGAGACGATGCATCTTCG
It encodes:
- the ZC3H12C gene encoding probable ribonuclease ZC3H12C isoform X1; its protein translation is MEASPGAPHGNGPTALLLRLRTPRARGEYGVLCIQEYRKNSKVESSTRNSFMGLKDHLGHDLGHLYVESTDPHSSAPVPWSMVEKPTMDQVHSGKEEKDAPGGNASSGDSDGSAHSDNESERLRVSVEPCLVTKTHRQLCRSPCLQPRALTRSDLLRDLEPAEAPAACGEAAQPADAVREYQTKLEFALKLGYSEEQVQLVLHKLGTDALINDILGELVKLGNKSDAEPAASAVPSAPRDSSSLESQRSDSPMQEPLADDGENLRPVVIDGSNVAMSHGNKEVFSCRGIKLAVDWFLERGHKDVTVFVPAWRKEQSRPDAVITDQEILRKLEKEKILVFTPSRRVQGRRVVCYDDRFIVKLAFESDGIIVSNDNYRDLANEKPEWKKFIDERLLMYSFVNDKFMPPDDPLGRHGPSLDNFLRKKPIVPEHKKQPCPYGKKCTYGHKCKYYHPERGSQPQRSVADELRAMSRNTAAKTANEGGLVKSNSVPCSTKADGTADAKRGAPKRQSDPSIRTQVYQDLEEKLPTKNKLETRSVPSLVSIPATSTAKPQSAPSLSNGLPSGVHFPPQDQRPQGQYPPLMMATKNHGTPMPYEQYPKCDSPVDIGYYSMLNAYSNLSISGPRSPERRFSLDTDYRISSVASDCSSEGSMSCGSSDSYVGYNDRSYVSSPDPQLEESLKCQHMHPHSRLNSQPFLQTFHDPLARVQSYSHEEPKYHHKPPLPHLAVHLPHPAAGARSSCPGDYPSPPGSAHSKAPHLGRSLVATRLDSISDSRLYDSSPSRPRKPYSHQDGLASWERQSYGLDAYGYRQTYSLPDNPTQPGYEQFPFQSLPEPPEPAWRVPYCAVPPDAPRYQDNREKIYINLCNIFPPDLVRTVMKRNPHVTDAQQLAAAILVEKSQLGY
- the ZC3H12C gene encoding probable ribonuclease ZC3H12C isoform X2; the encoded protein is MKPTEGALDFVSTKEYGVLCIQEYRKNSKVESSTRNSFMGLKDHLGHDLGHLYVESTDPHSSAPVPWSMVEKPTMDQVHSGKEEKDAPGGNASSGDSDGSAHSDNESERLRVSVEPCLVTKTHRQLCRSPCLQPRALTRSDLLRDLEPAEAPAACGEAAQPADAVREYQTKLEFALKLGYSEEQVQLVLHKLGTDALINDILGELVKLGNKSDAEPAASAVPSAPRDSSSLESQRSDSPMQEPLADDGENLRPVVIDGSNVAMSHGNKEVFSCRGIKLAVDWFLERGHKDVTVFVPAWRKEQSRPDAVITDQEILRKLEKEKILVFTPSRRVQGRRVVCYDDRFIVKLAFESDGIIVSNDNYRDLANEKPEWKKFIDERLLMYSFVNDKFMPPDDPLGRHGPSLDNFLRKKPIVPEHKKQPCPYGKKCTYGHKCKYYHPERGSQPQRSVADELRAMSRNTAAKTANEGGLVKSNSVPCSTKADGTADAKRGAPKRQSDPSIRTQVYQDLEEKLPTKNKLETRSVPSLVSIPATSTAKPQSAPSLSNGLPSGVHFPPQDQRPQGQYPPLMMATKNHGTPMPYEQYPKCDSPVDIGYYSMLNAYSNLSISGPRSPERRFSLDTDYRISSVASDCSSEGSMSCGSSDSYVGYNDRSYVSSPDPQLEESLKCQHMHPHSRLNSQPFLQTFHDPLARVQSYSHEEPKYHHKPPLPHLAVHLPHPAAGARSSCPGDYPSPPGSAHSKAPHLGRSLVATRLDSISDSRLYDSSPSRPRKPYSHQDGLASWERQSYGLDAYGYRQTYSLPDNPTQPGYEQFPFQSLPEPPEPAWRVPYCAVPPDAPRYQDNREKIYINLCNIFPPDLVRTVMKRNPHVTDAQQLAAAILVEKSQLGY
- the ZC3H12C gene encoding probable ribonuclease ZC3H12C isoform X4 encodes the protein MAAQRRPQEYGVLCIQEYRKNSKVESSTRNSFMGLKDHLGHDLGHLYVESTDPHSSAPVPWSMVEKPTMDQVHSGKEEKDAPGGNASSGDSDGSAHSDNESERLRVSVEPCLVTKTHRQLCRSPCLQPRALTRSDLLRDLEPAEAPAACGEAAQPADAVREYQTKLEFALKLGYSEEQVQLVLHKLGTDALINDILGELVKLGNKSDAEPAASAVPSAPRDSSSLESQRSDSPMQEPLADDGENLRPVVIDGSNVAMSHGNKEVFSCRGIKLAVDWFLERGHKDVTVFVPAWRKEQSRPDAVITDQEILRKLEKEKILVFTPSRRVQGRRVVCYDDRFIVKLAFESDGIIVSNDNYRDLANEKPEWKKFIDERLLMYSFVNDKFMPPDDPLGRHGPSLDNFLRKKPIVPEHKKQPCPYGKKCTYGHKCKYYHPERGSQPQRSVADELRAMSRNTAAKTANEGGLVKSNSVPCSTKADGTADAKRGAPKRQSDPSIRTQVYQDLEEKLPTKNKLETRSVPSLVSIPATSTAKPQSAPSLSNGLPSGVHFPPQDQRPQGQYPPLMMATKNHGTPMPYEQYPKCDSPVDIGYYSMLNAYSNLSISGPRSPERRFSLDTDYRISSVASDCSSEGSMSCGSSDSYVGYNDRSYVSSPDPQLEESLKCQHMHPHSRLNSQPFLQTFHDPLARVQSYSHEEPKYHHKPPLPHLAVHLPHPAAGARSSCPGDYPSPPGSAHSKAPHLGRSLVATRLDSISDSRLYDSSPSRPRKPYSHQDGLASWERQSYGLDAYGYRQTYSLPDNPTQPGYEQFPFQSLPEPPEPAWRVPYCAVPPDAPRYQDNREKIYINLCNIFPPDLVRTVMKRNPHVTDAQQLAAAILVEKSQLGY
- the ZC3H12C gene encoding probable ribonuclease ZC3H12C isoform X3, encoding MPGSGPQEYGVLCIQEYRKNSKVESSTRNSFMGLKDHLGHDLGHLYVESTDPHSSAPVPWSMVEKPTMDQVHSGKEEKDAPGGNASSGDSDGSAHSDNESERLRVSVEPCLVTKTHRQLCRSPCLQPRALTRSDLLRDLEPAEAPAACGEAAQPADAVREYQTKLEFALKLGYSEEQVQLVLHKLGTDALINDILGELVKLGNKSDAEPAASAVPSAPRDSSSLESQRSDSPMQEPLADDGENLRPVVIDGSNVAMSHGNKEVFSCRGIKLAVDWFLERGHKDVTVFVPAWRKEQSRPDAVITDQEILRKLEKEKILVFTPSRRVQGRRVVCYDDRFIVKLAFESDGIIVSNDNYRDLANEKPEWKKFIDERLLMYSFVNDKFMPPDDPLGRHGPSLDNFLRKKPIVPEHKKQPCPYGKKCTYGHKCKYYHPERGSQPQRSVADELRAMSRNTAAKTANEGGLVKSNSVPCSTKADGTADAKRGAPKRQSDPSIRTQVYQDLEEKLPTKNKLETRSVPSLVSIPATSTAKPQSAPSLSNGLPSGVHFPPQDQRPQGQYPPLMMATKNHGTPMPYEQYPKCDSPVDIGYYSMLNAYSNLSISGPRSPERRFSLDTDYRISSVASDCSSEGSMSCGSSDSYVGYNDRSYVSSPDPQLEESLKCQHMHPHSRLNSQPFLQTFHDPLARVQSYSHEEPKYHHKPPLPHLAVHLPHPAAGARSSCPGDYPSPPGSAHSKAPHLGRSLVATRLDSISDSRLYDSSPSRPRKPYSHQDGLASWERQSYGLDAYGYRQTYSLPDNPTQPGYEQFPFQSLPEPPEPAWRVPYCAVPPDAPRYQDNREKIYINLCNIFPPDLVRTVMKRNPHVTDAQQLAAAILVEKSQLGY